A genomic stretch from Silurus meridionalis isolate SWU-2019-XX chromosome 1, ASM1480568v1, whole genome shotgun sequence includes:
- the rps10 gene encoding 40S ribosomal protein S10: MLMPKKNRIAIYELLFKEGVMVAKKDVHLAKHPELADKNVPNLHVMKAMQSLKSCGYVKEQFAWRHFYWYLTNEGIQYLRDFLHLPPEIVPATLRRQTRPETARPRPKGLEGERPARLARGEGDRDAYRRSAAQPGADKKAEAGAGAATEFQFRGGFGRGRGQQPQ; this comes from the exons ATGTTGATGCCCAAGAAGAATCGCATTGCCATCTATGAGCTCCTCTTCAAAGAGGGCGTGATGGTGGCTAAAAAGGATGTGCATCTGGCCAAGCACCCGGAGCTCGCCGACAAAAATGTGCCCAACCTTCACGTAATGAAGGCCATGCAG TCTCTGAAGTCCTGCGGGTATGTTAAGGAGCAGTTTGCATGGCGCCACTTCTACTGGTACTTGACCAACGAGGGCATCCAGTACCTGAGGGACTTCCTGCACCTGCCCCCTGAGATTGTACCTGCCACTCTACGCCGCCAGACCCGCCCTGAAACAGCCAGGCCCCGCCCCAAGG GTCTTGAGGGAGAGAGACCAGCACGTCTGGCACGtggagagggagacagagatgCCTACAGGCGATCTGCAGCTCAGC CTGGAGCAGATAAGAAGGCTGAAGCAGGTGCAGGAGCTGCTACAGAATTCCAGTTT AGAGGTGGCTTCGGGCGTGGCCGAGGACAGCAGCCACAGTAA